The following proteins come from a genomic window of Sardina pilchardus chromosome 1, fSarPil1.1, whole genome shotgun sequence:
- the LOC134094410 gene encoding phosphoinositide 3-kinase regulatory subunit 6 codes for MAQWDVPNSQGSSMEPTDAGVSTAAPESDIYRSLQAVLRELDSRHSSARVHKGMLRWTLHKKVQKNPQYNLILVKVVIKELEKAERLDCKLHIIPLLHTLIYAIIQTPYIPDELYKRVYDFCKRLLTLPQPYCTVGLTYSRQMKMERGTPGVLYQRMLISEHSVKNESYPLQEKVFVFADPAVLEGSLAKVLRVDIESGQAFQSPLGLMRAAVQHSLQAALGVDRCQGAALANALQGQSLQDVEPYFQEVLSAMEHSAEASRSEHAQLTDRLQTLYAEILRASVDQAPLSHGSLCDVPLPNPEMSFHIWSEEEELWRELAKFIRSSSFCEPFSFPEDFMADLSTDLDPEMPRHSVMSTDSGIERDLPEAAEPTVAPSSGRLSRRGGMKVKPSVTDSVALMQDALEETGACVWGATASGAGTLQRRAGTSAMPFAKQQQRQFTARIVIMGDDRVLGRMARAYYWFRKREARRQFLTAKINLQMYYIPVSDQTSSPVKENGSSVTSNPCSLASYLGMVDPWYECNINSLGHMIPKLAKTHCSPGMTCEPNPFLSDVISYYVRTGLQPVYFTIYYIKMSFSNLTREPVEEVFLSHLELDFPDFKALQASMKDMSMRQKRNSPEVYGAAISVNYRKVSLSNREVDKSLSLRASGVQICAIPPNETEDFNCLTVSFTDMKPKGSPEPKIRTCDIRIRSVERTTFTVCLDNDSRRTFKDVQSIEISPCLDPGYCLQKTVRSKFNVTDDSEAGLSKYINKRLSLPINTFAGIIH; via the exons GGATGCTGAGATGGACTCTTCACAAAAAGGTTCAGAAAAACCCACAGTACAACCTGATTCTGGTCAAGGTGGTCATCAAGGAGCTAGAAAAA GCAGAGAGGCTGGACTGTAAACTGCACATCATCCCCCTGCTGCACACCCTGATCTACGCCATCATacag accCCGTATATTCCTGACGAGCTCTATAAGAGAGTGTATGACTTCTGTAAGAGGCTGCTGACACTGCCTCAACCATACTGCACCGTGGGCCTCACCTACTCCAGACAAATGAAGATGGAGCGGGGGACcccag GTGTTCTGTACCAAAGAATGCTGATTTCAGAACACAGCGTGAAGAATGAAAGCTATCCTCTTCAGGAGAA ggTGTTTGTGTTCGCCGACCCGGCCGTGCTGGAGGGCTCCCTGGCCAAGGTGCTGCGGGTGGACATCGAGTCGGGCCAGGCCTTCCAGAGCCCGCTGGGCCTCATGCGCGCCGCCGTGCAGCACAGCCTCCAGGCGGCCCTCGGGGTGGACCGGTGCCAGGGCGCCGCGCTGGCCAACGCCCTCCAG GGTCAGTCATTACAGGACGTGGAGCCGTACTTCCAGGAAGTGCTGTCGGCGATGGAGCACAGTGCGGAGGCCAGCCGGAGTGAGCACGCCCAGCTGACCGACAGGCTGCAGACGCTCTACGCGGAGATCCTCAGGGCCTCAGTGGACCAAG CTCCATTGTCCCACGGATCTCTGTGTGACGTTCCGCTTCCCAATCCGGAGATGAGCTTCCACATTtggagcgaggaggaggaactCT GGAGGGAGCTGGCCAAGTTCATCCGCTCCAGCTCCTTCTGCGAGCCCTTCTCCTTCCCCGAGGACTTCATGGCCGACCTGTCCACGGACCTGGACCCCGAGATGCCTCGCCACTCCGTCATGTCCACCGACAGCGGCATCGAGCGCGACCTGCCCGAGGCCGCCGAGCCGACGGTGGCGCCCTCGTCGGGCCGCCTGTCTCGGCGCGGGGGCATGAAGGTCAAGCCCTCGGTGACGGACAGCGTGGCGCTGATGCAGGACGCGCTGGAGGAGACGGGCGCGTGCGTGTGGGGCGCCACGGCCAGCGGGGCGGGCACGCTGCAGAGACGGGCGGGCACCAGCGCCATGCCCTTCgccaagcagcagcagcgccagtTCACCGCACGCATCGTCATCATGGGGGACGACAGGGTGCTGGGCAGGATGGCCAGAGCGTACTACTGGTTCAG GAAAAGGGAAGCAAGACGGCAGTTCCTCACAGCCAAAATCAACCTGCAGATGTACTACATTCCTGTTTCTGACCAGACCAGCTCGCCAGTCAAA GAAAATGGCTCGTCCGTGACGAGCAACCCTTGCTCTCTGGCCTCCTACTTGGGCATGGTGGATCCCTGGTACGAGTGCAACATAAACAGTCTGGGCCACATGATTCCCAAGCTTGCCAAAACG CACTGCAGCCCTGGCATGACATGTGAGCCCAACCCCTTCCTCTCTGATGTCATCTCCTACTATGTGCGGACGGGGCTGCAGCCCGTCTACTTCACCATCTATTACATCAAG ATGTCATTTTCTAACCTCACGAGAGAGCCAGTAGAGGAAGTGTTCCTCTCTCATCTGGAGCTGGACTTCCCTGATTTTAAAGCCCTCCAAGCCTCTATGAAAG ACATGTCCATGAGGCAGAAGAGGAACTCTCCGGAAGTCTACGGTGCCGCCATCTCAGTCAACTACAGAAAG GTGTCGCTAAGCAACAGAGAGGTTGACAAAAGCCTGTCACTGAGGGCGTCTGGAGTTCAGATCTGTGCCATTCCCCCAAATGAGACGGAGG ATTTCAACTGTCTTACTGTGAGCTTTACTGACATGAAACCCAAGGGAAGCCCG GAGCCAAAGATCAGGACCTGTGACATTAGAATCAGGTCTGTGGAAAGAACAACATTCACTGTTTGCCTGGACAATGACTCACGCAGGACTTTTAAAGATGTTCAAAG TATTGAGATTTCTCCTTGTCTTGATCCGGGATACTGCCTTCAGAAGACAGTGAGGTCTAAGTTTAACGTCACGGACGACAGCGAGGCTGGACTTAGCAAGTACATAAACAAGCGTCTGTCGCTGCccatcaacacatttgctggaaTCATTCATTGA